Below is a window of Geomonas oryzisoli DNA.
GGAAGAGAACTACCCGACCAGCCTCAACAAGCAGTTGATCACCGGCCTCGGGGTCTCACTGATCTTGCACCTGGTCTGCGCCGCGCTGATCCTGGGCATCCCCGGAGGAGGCGAACCCGCCCGCCCCGCCGTGACCTACGTCGACCTCAACACCATCCCAGCACCCGTTCCGGCCGCCCCCGCAGTGCAGCCCCAGCCGGAGCCGGAACCCGAACCGGAACAACCCCAGGAAGAGGCGGAACCGCTCCCGCCGACGCCTCCAGCGCAGCAGGCGCAGGCTGCGCAACCCGCGGCCCCCGTCCCCCAGCCCGCGCAGCCCCAGACTGCAGTCGAGGAGCGTTCCCACACCACCTTCGGAATGGGACTCACCAAGGGATACTTCAAGCCGCTGAGCGACGGCGAAACGCTGCGCCCGGAGATCAGGGAGTACTATATTCGGCTGCTGCAGGGGGTAAACGAGAAGTGGTGGCTGGAACAGAAGGATCAGAAGGTGGCGCCGATAGTGGTGAACATCACCATCACCCGTAACGGCGAGATCATCGGCAGCACCATCCTGCAAAGTTCGGGGAACATCGTCTACGACCGGGCCGTGCAGAAGACGCTGGAAGCGGCCGGTCCGCTGCCACCGGTACCCGCCAACTACATCGGGGACTTCTTCCAGGCGCCGGTCCGCCTGGTCCCGCCGCTCAACCTCTTATCCTGGTAAGGGTCAGCTCCCCTCTTCCAGCTCCAGGTCGATGATGTCCGGGATTTCCTCGCCCGAAAGGGTGGAAAGCCTGTTGGAAGCATCCTGGTAGGCGGGGTTGGCACGGATCACCTCCCGGTACATTTCAATTGCCTCATCTGCCGCGCCTCTTGCCTCCGCCAGCACCCCCAGCTCATAGTTGAGACAGGTACGCTCATCCTTGGAAATGACGTCCAGGTCCAGGCCGCGCCGCAACAGCTCCTCTGCCTTGGCCGGCTCCCCCTTGTCGCGGTAGCAGATCGCCTGCAGGGTCAGGCAGTCGAAACGGCGCTGCGGGTTGGCCGCGGCGATGTCGAACTCCTTGATGGCACCGGCGTACATCCCCATCTCCTTGTAGCCGATCCCCAAATCGTAATGCGACTCCAGCTCCTCGAGGTCGAGGTCGGCTTCCCCGGCTGCGGCGTTCGGAAAGATCTCCTCCCACCCGCGCTGCCTGACCGGCTCCGGGGGGGCGAGCGCTTCCGGCTCCTGCTCCTCGAGCGGCTCCTGCTCGGACACCAGCTCGAGCTCCGGCTCCGCGAACGGCTCGAGTTCCAGCTCTACTTCCTCGAGCTCGGCCAGCTCCTCCGCCTGCTCCGGCACCTCGGGCTCTTGCGGCAGCTCCTGCTCCCCTTCTTCCTCCCAGGAGAGCTCGCCGAAAGGAGCTTCCTGGTCCGGCAGGGTCAATTCCAGTTCCCCTCCCTGTTCCAGGTCGAGCTCAACCACCGGCACCTGCTCCGGCTCGGCCTCCTCCAGTTCCTGGTCAACCTCGTCGAAGTTCAGCTCCAGCGAAAAATCGAGCGGGAGCTCCACCTCGGCCGCAGGCGCGGCGGCGGGCTCGGGGGGCGCCTGGGGCTCCTCGGAAACCGCAAACGGTTCGGGAGCCGGTGCCGCCTGGAAACCATCGTCATCCAGGTCGAGATCGATCTCCTCTTCCCAGGCGATGGAACCCGCCGACTCGGCGTCTTCCTGCTCGGTGTCCCAGGGCGCAGGGGCCTCGTAGGAGGCCGGGGCCGTCGCCGCGGCTGCGGGTTCTGCGGGTTCTGCAAGTTCGGCCTGCGGTGTCGCCGGTGCCGCGAAGGGATCGGGGAGCTCAGCCGCGGGAGCGTCCCAGTCCGGAAGCGCGGGTTCCTCGATGGGAGCCTCCCAAGGGGCCGCCGCCACACCGGGCACCTCGTCACCTGCGTCGAAACCGTTCACGGAAAGCCCTTCATTTTCAAGGGAAACCGGGGGCTCGACGGCTTCCTGTTGCGGGAAGAGCTCCCGGGCGCGGGCTACGACCGAGGCGGCCTCGCCTGTGAGGCCGCGGCTGCGGAGTCCGGCCTCCAGAGCGGCAAAGGCCTCCCGGGACTGCTCCTGCGCGCCAGTCGCGTACAGCAGCTCCGCATATTTCAGCTTGGTGGCAGCATGGTCGGCGTCGACGCCCACCATCTTTTCCACCACCTTGAGGGCCTCCTTCAAGTCCCCTTCTCTCTCGTAGTGCGCCACCACCTGTCCGTATTCGGCCATCGCGTTGCCGATCAGTCCCTGCTGGTGATTCAGGTGGGCGATGGTGAGTGCGGTGGACAGATTGCCGGGGTTGAGACGCTGTATCTGCTTATAGGTGGCGATCGCCTTGAGGAAATAGCCGTTGTCGGCGTAGTGCTTGCCGATGTCCTCGTATTGCTGGCTCGCCTCATCCTTGCGGTTGTCGCGCACCAGGAGCTCGGCCAGACGCTGGCGCGAGCGGAGGTCGCCGGGCTCCATGGCCACCACCTGCTGGTACTCCTTGATAGCCTTGTCGATCTGCCCCTTCAGCACGAACCGCTGGGCACTCTCAAGAATTTTGTCTTTTTTGGAAGCCAAGTTAACGCCTCGTAACCGCTGAGAATACGGAATGCTAAAACTAAATCAAACCCGGTCCGGTGTCAAGGACGATCCTGGGATACTTCCCGAACGATTTGCTCGAGCTCTGCGGCCTCGACGCGGCTTAAG
It encodes the following:
- a CDS encoding tetratricopeptide repeat protein → MASKKDKILESAQRFVLKGQIDKAIKEYQQVVAMEPGDLRSRQRLAELLVRDNRKDEASQQYEDIGKHYADNGYFLKAIATYKQIQRLNPGNLSTALTIAHLNHQQGLIGNAMAEYGQVVAHYEREGDLKEALKVVEKMVGVDADHAATKLKYAELLYATGAQEQSREAFAALEAGLRSRGLTGEAASVVARARELFPQQEAVEPPVSLENEGLSVNGFDAGDEVPGVAAAPWEAPIEEPALPDWDAPAAELPDPFAAPATPQAELAEPAEPAAAATAPASYEAPAPWDTEQEDAESAGSIAWEEEIDLDLDDDGFQAAPAPEPFAVSEEPQAPPEPAAAPAAEVELPLDFSLELNFDEVDQELEEAEPEQVPVVELDLEQGGELELTLPDQEAPFGELSWEEEGEQELPQEPEVPEQAEELAELEEVELELEPFAEPELELVSEQEPLEEQEPEALAPPEPVRQRGWEEIFPNAAAGEADLDLEELESHYDLGIGYKEMGMYAGAIKEFDIAAANPQRRFDCLTLQAICYRDKGEPAKAEELLRRGLDLDVISKDERTCLNYELGVLAEARGAADEAIEMYREVIRANPAYQDASNRLSTLSGEEIPDIIDLELEEGS
- a CDS encoding energy transducer TonB — encoded protein: MQDAIDPLDPLQEENYPTSLNKQLITGLGVSLILHLVCAALILGIPGGGEPARPAVTYVDLNTIPAPVPAAPAVQPQPEPEPEPEQPQEEAEPLPPTPPAQQAQAAQPAAPVPQPAQPQTAVEERSHTTFGMGLTKGYFKPLSDGETLRPEIREYYIRLLQGVNEKWWLEQKDQKVAPIVVNITITRNGEIIGSTILQSSGNIVYDRAVQKTLEAAGPLPPVPANYIGDFFQAPVRLVPPLNLLSW